The Lujinxingia vulgaris genome includes a region encoding these proteins:
- a CDS encoding tetratricopeptide repeat protein, with protein sequence MRVSQNTFLILLAALALSWSTACGSASTRSDDMSQATESGGTSNVNAIAEFEKAVEVWEAGGEGRNAEVKDLLEKALKEDRRFGKAWFNLGVILEMEGDLEAAREAYEKAAEFAPKLGEAYVNIGMLEMERGERDEAWDYFQRAIEVQPYNPAAHNNIAVMLREREEYAEAVNHARRSLAGDSQNTRAYGNLARIYFDRGNHQVARLVMFNAIQIDENDPDLYNILGHIELVRNDVTSAIAYFQKTLEVDPEHVPAKMNLGAIILNVRDYERAIELFESVLALEPENKEAIIAIGVARRGLGDLEGARQAYERVLELEPENALVQFNLGVLEHEHLAQNAQLGGDVEAPDPDDMVGQMDWTIGNLENAISHYEKSLEHYNNFLHYEGGEYVEERDDVSKRIEQVQQIIDMTREQIPMLVEQRDMIAAELAQAEAAAAAEAAASEEQAQDAPPAEEGQGEESAPVEESP encoded by the coding sequence ATGCGAGTTTCTCAAAATACATTTCTCATCCTCCTCGCCGCGTTGGCGCTCTCCTGGTCCACAGCATGTGGGAGCGCGTCGACGCGCAGCGACGATATGAGCCAGGCCACCGAGTCCGGTGGCACCAGCAACGTCAACGCCATCGCCGAGTTTGAAAAAGCCGTCGAGGTCTGGGAGGCCGGCGGAGAAGGCCGCAACGCCGAGGTCAAAGACCTTCTGGAGAAGGCGCTTAAAGAAGACCGGCGCTTCGGCAAGGCCTGGTTCAACCTGGGCGTGATCCTGGAGATGGAGGGCGACCTTGAGGCCGCGCGCGAAGCCTACGAGAAGGCCGCCGAGTTCGCGCCTAAACTCGGCGAGGCCTACGTCAACATCGGTATGCTCGAGATGGAGCGTGGCGAGCGCGACGAGGCCTGGGATTATTTCCAGCGCGCCATTGAGGTGCAGCCCTACAATCCCGCCGCCCACAACAACATCGCGGTGATGTTGCGTGAGCGCGAAGAGTACGCCGAAGCCGTTAACCACGCGCGTCGCTCGCTGGCGGGGGACTCGCAGAACACCCGCGCCTACGGCAACCTGGCCCGCATCTACTTTGACCGCGGCAACCACCAGGTCGCACGCCTCGTGATGTTTAACGCCATTCAGATCGATGAGAACGACCCGGATCTCTACAACATCCTGGGACACATCGAGCTTGTGCGAAACGACGTCACCTCGGCGATCGCCTACTTCCAGAAAACCCTGGAGGTCGATCCCGAGCACGTGCCCGCGAAGATGAATCTGGGGGCCATCATCCTCAACGTGCGCGACTATGAGCGCGCCATCGAGCTCTTTGAGAGCGTGCTGGCCCTTGAGCCGGAAAACAAAGAGGCCATCATCGCCATCGGCGTCGCCCGTCGTGGCCTGGGTGACCTTGAAGGCGCTCGTCAGGCCTACGAGCGGGTGCTGGAGCTTGAGCCGGAGAACGCGCTGGTGCAGTTCAACCTCGGCGTGCTTGAGCACGAGCACCTGGCTCAAAACGCCCAGCTCGGCGGTGACGTCGAGGCTCCCGATCCCGATGATATGGTCGGGCAGATGGACTGGACGATCGGCAACCTGGAAAACGCCATCAGCCATTACGAGAAGTCGCTCGAGCACTACAACAACTTCCTGCACTACGAGGGAGGGGAGTACGTCGAGGAGCGTGATGACGTCAGCAAGCGCATTGAGCAGGTTCAGCAGATCATCGACATGACCCGCGAACAGATCCCGATGCTCGTGGAGCAGCGCGACATGATCGCCGCGGAACTCGCGCAGGCCGAGGCCGCCGCCGCAGCCGAAGCAGCCGCCTCCGAGGAGCAGGCCCAGGATGCTCCGCCCGCTGAAGAAGGCCAGGGCGAGGAGAGCGCTCCGGTTGAGGAGAGCCCCTGA
- a CDS encoding AgmX/PglI C-terminal domain-containing protein, whose translation MMLQAEIIQAGQVVSTVKLEQDNVKVGKLSSSHIRLDDDRVSRIHAVLERQPDGSFVAIDLGSASGTYVNGEKITKAAVGAGDELQFGDTVVRLSEVVEVAASPAAAFAATGELPEGYIRLEDGSVVQPYTMEGYYDDAGNYIPGYYDDEGTYHYGYGYHDDQGAWQVAHGFYDPQGEWVATPDPAGVQGPSDTELYTERFFDPVGGQTLEVAFLWSDHVLAVNAYEDPRSVIIGPDETNDFVVEDPLVNQPKFPLVSYSEGGGYRVNVSAQMEGLIQHEGQQFTLAEAISRGLATGSSEVAGGYSIALGPRTSIRVEFGSNTFLIHFTTMPALGGGMMAIDRQPIPYHAASAMLHILFLVMVFSWPEGHGAFELHEFQAQDRFVELLAPPEQEELEEEVPDWLEGGADTEEAAAQKGDEGEAGDEMAEEADNHLAVQGPETNDEIELRKARDTEIAMNTGALAAFNDASLSSMWGSGDTSVGSDAMHALGNMTGSQAGAAAGVGGLGLAGAGRGGGGVSERGIGMAQVGTAGRGGGGKGGGNYGKGGANLGDREVRQPKIVPGRPAVQGSLDREIIQRVVRQHRREMQHCYEQELQRNPNLAGRITVRWVISPTGSVTIASIAETSMNNSAVEQCMTQRIRRWVFPEPKGGGIVNVNYPFNFSS comes from the coding sequence ATGATGCTTCAAGCTGAAATTATTCAAGCCGGTCAGGTCGTCTCGACCGTCAAGCTCGAGCAGGACAACGTTAAGGTCGGGAAGCTCTCCAGCTCGCATATCCGGCTGGATGATGATCGCGTCTCGCGCATTCACGCTGTGCTGGAGCGTCAGCCGGACGGCAGCTTCGTGGCCATTGACCTGGGCAGCGCCTCGGGCACCTACGTCAACGGTGAGAAGATCACCAAGGCGGCCGTAGGCGCCGGCGATGAGCTGCAGTTCGGCGACACCGTGGTGCGCCTCTCCGAGGTGGTGGAGGTCGCCGCCAGCCCGGCCGCCGCGTTCGCCGCCACCGGCGAGCTCCCCGAGGGCTACATTCGCCTGGAGGATGGCTCGGTGGTTCAGCCCTACACGATGGAGGGCTACTACGACGACGCCGGCAACTACATCCCGGGCTATTACGACGACGAAGGCACCTACCACTACGGCTACGGCTACCACGACGATCAGGGAGCCTGGCAGGTCGCTCACGGCTTCTACGATCCGCAGGGCGAGTGGGTGGCCACGCCTGATCCGGCCGGTGTGCAGGGGCCCAGTGATACGGAGCTCTATACCGAGCGTTTCTTTGATCCGGTTGGCGGCCAGACGCTGGAAGTGGCGTTTTTGTGGAGCGACCACGTCCTTGCGGTCAACGCCTACGAAGACCCGCGCTCGGTGATCATCGGCCCGGACGAGACCAATGATTTTGTGGTCGAAGATCCGCTGGTCAACCAGCCGAAGTTCCCGCTGGTCAGTTACAGCGAAGGCGGTGGCTATCGGGTTAACGTCTCGGCGCAGATGGAGGGGCTGATTCAGCACGAAGGTCAGCAGTTCACGCTGGCCGAGGCGATCAGCCGCGGGCTTGCCACCGGTAGCTCCGAAGTTGCCGGCGGCTACAGCATTGCGCTCGGGCCGCGCACCAGCATCCGGGTGGAGTTCGGCTCCAACACCTTCCTGATTCACTTCACGACCATGCCGGCGCTTGGCGGCGGGATGATGGCGATCGACCGCCAGCCCATCCCCTACCACGCAGCCAGCGCGATGCTGCATATTCTCTTTCTGGTCATGGTCTTCTCCTGGCCGGAGGGGCACGGGGCGTTTGAACTTCACGAGTTCCAGGCGCAGGACCGCTTCGTGGAGCTGCTCGCGCCGCCGGAGCAGGAAGAACTCGAAGAAGAAGTACCCGACTGGCTCGAAGGCGGTGCAGATACCGAAGAGGCCGCCGCTCAGAAGGGCGATGAGGGCGAAGCCGGCGATGAGATGGCCGAAGAAGCCGACAACCACCTCGCGGTGCAGGGGCCTGAGACCAACGACGAGATCGAGCTGCGCAAGGCGCGCGATACCGAGATCGCGATGAACACCGGCGCGCTGGCCGCCTTTAACGATGCGTCGCTGAGCAGCATGTGGGGCTCGGGCGACACCTCGGTGGGCAGCGACGCGATGCACGCCCTGGGTAATATGACCGGCAGCCAGGCCGGTGCGGCCGCCGGTGTCGGGGGTCTGGGACTGGCCGGTGCCGGACGTGGCGGCGGCGGTGTCTCGGAGCGCGGCATTGGTATGGCGCAGGTCGGCACCGCCGGACGTGGTGGCGGTGGCAAGGGCGGTGGCAACTACGGTAAAGGCGGCGCCAACCTGGGCGATCGCGAAGTTCGCCAGCCCAAGATCGTGCCGGGCCGCCCGGCGGTGCAGGGCTCGCTTGACCGCGAGATCATCCAGCGCGTGGTGCGCCAGCACCGCCGCGAGATGCAGCACTGCTACGAGCAGGAGCTCCAGCGTAACCCCAACCTCGCCGGACGCATCACCGTGCGCTGGGTGATCTCGCCGACCGGCTCGGTCACCATCGCTTCCATCGCCGAGACCTCGATGAACAACTCGGCCGTTGAGCAGTGCATGACGCAGCGTATTCGCCGCTGGGTCTTCCCCGAGCCTAAGGGCGGCGGCATCGTCAACGTGAACTACCCCTTCAACTTCAGCTCCTGA
- a CDS encoding tetratricopeptide repeat protein, with product MKSFYDHHSPRRWRVLLAAAALSLTLGPLEAAAQPEEDEKVEHEIAVQETTQQTDRPTLENEQKGPRFSATQFVTERSLASLQRQDEAIVQLRDLIRSTPESDPQRAEYLFNLSEIFWERSRYYDDSAVERQDECYRIDDTGDEQAARRCRAQMEDMQAEAKRLREESVQLYVDIIRGYPEFGELDKVYFYLGSNLMDVGRKTEALDIFRELIANYPQTEFVPQVLLYFGEFYFDEGEMFEALKAYQKVAEYPESNVYPYGLYKLAWTYYNLENYERSIEVFLTVIDAARERPDDGTMVALMRQVRQDIVRAYAQIGSPDQAVEFFQDIAPEREDWLKMTERLAVFYGDQVQLSDSTRMYRELISLNQESVKTVDYQYEIVRNQTTNNAYSEESIQELVRMMRLVQLADGGQFEDTEEQNYPRIRAKVEEAARNWSTTYHREAQRTKNADLYAMAYYLYKFYLETFQDTEHEYMMTFFYGELLYQLENWEEAAAAYERVLELEPEGEYTKEAVLATVLAYFYIVDTSEERAVIEATFDEEDGEEETLAIPEPKELPEVYQKLMTACENYVIHVPDGDRMVDVKYTMARTYYDFDHLEKAATIFEDIAFTHSDHRLAVISANLHLDSLNLLHDFDNLNAAVERYIEVDPIEDAEFQEDVTNLHMAIRFKICTVHDDEEEWRQAAECFVAYASDFPESEFVDKALYNAALDFERLREIGPAIQVRLHLLRVRPSSELAPETLFNIGGNYHALAVYSEASRFYEAFVRNFPEHEKAEDALSNASTFRQGLGQYDEAIANYERYMELFASENKQETAEVFFQIAQIYEEQGKKNEAFEQYQQYLRRHAENGTNDRMLEARVKVGLHHWHNGGRNGRRDALEEFERTLRIYERMSEEERAEMTTGRDAAAQAKFMMAEDIFERAAALSIDSSDAEELTKKTMAKMEAIDEARVAYEEVIVFGRPDWAIAALYRIGSGFQNFAESFRNSPVPSRLTYEQQEIYRGILEDRASMIEDKAVEMYREALATARRANWFNEYSRSAEVALADLRPREFRKPSEMRAEPVFFRDGFMRSGFIKDVEDEDILGGLGSEEQAANEAPEEVEGEPAS from the coding sequence ATGAAGAGTTTCTACGATCACCATTCACCCCGGCGCTGGCGCGTACTTCTCGCAGCCGCCGCCCTCTCGCTGACACTGGGGCCGCTTGAAGCGGCCGCTCAGCCTGAAGAAGACGAGAAGGTCGAGCACGAGATCGCCGTCCAGGAGACGACGCAGCAGACCGATCGTCCCACCCTGGAGAACGAGCAGAAGGGCCCGCGCTTTAGCGCCACCCAGTTCGTGACAGAGCGCAGCCTGGCCAGCCTCCAGCGTCAGGACGAGGCGATCGTGCAGCTGCGCGATCTGATCCGCTCCACCCCCGAGAGCGATCCGCAGCGCGCCGAGTACCTCTTCAACCTCTCGGAGATCTTCTGGGAGCGCTCCCGCTACTACGATGACTCGGCAGTCGAGCGTCAGGATGAGTGCTACCGCATTGACGACACCGGCGATGAGCAGGCAGCCCGCCGCTGCCGCGCGCAGATGGAAGATATGCAGGCTGAGGCCAAGCGTCTGCGCGAGGAGTCGGTTCAGCTCTACGTCGACATCATCCGCGGCTATCCGGAGTTCGGCGAGCTCGACAAGGTCTACTTCTACCTGGGCTCCAACCTGATGGACGTCGGTCGTAAGACCGAGGCGCTCGACATCTTCCGCGAGCTCATCGCCAACTACCCGCAGACCGAGTTCGTCCCGCAGGTGCTCCTCTACTTCGGGGAGTTCTACTTTGATGAGGGCGAGATGTTCGAGGCGCTCAAGGCCTACCAGAAGGTCGCTGAGTATCCCGAGTCCAACGTCTACCCCTACGGCCTCTACAAGCTGGCCTGGACCTATTACAACCTGGAGAACTACGAGCGCAGCATCGAGGTCTTTCTCACCGTGATCGACGCGGCGCGCGAGCGTCCCGACGACGGCACGATGGTCGCGCTGATGCGCCAGGTTCGCCAGGACATCGTGCGCGCCTATGCGCAGATCGGCTCCCCCGATCAGGCCGTTGAGTTCTTCCAGGACATCGCCCCCGAGCGTGAAGACTGGCTGAAGATGACCGAGCGTCTGGCCGTCTTCTACGGCGACCAGGTTCAGCTGAGCGATTCCACGCGTATGTACCGCGAGCTCATCAGCCTCAACCAGGAGAGCGTCAAGACGGTCGACTACCAGTATGAGATCGTGCGCAACCAGACCACCAACAACGCCTACTCCGAGGAGAGCATCCAGGAGTTGGTGCGCATGATGCGCCTGGTGCAGCTGGCCGATGGCGGGCAGTTTGAAGACACCGAAGAGCAGAACTACCCGCGTATTCGCGCCAAAGTCGAAGAGGCCGCCCGTAACTGGTCGACCACCTACCACCGTGAGGCTCAGCGCACCAAAAACGCCGACCTCTACGCGATGGCGTATTACCTCTACAAGTTCTACCTGGAGACCTTCCAGGATACCGAACACGAATACATGATGACCTTCTTCTACGGGGAGCTCCTCTACCAGCTGGAGAACTGGGAAGAAGCCGCCGCGGCCTACGAGCGCGTCCTGGAGCTTGAACCGGAGGGCGAGTACACCAAGGAGGCGGTGCTGGCCACGGTGCTGGCCTACTTCTACATCGTGGACACGTCGGAGGAGCGCGCCGTCATTGAGGCCACCTTCGACGAAGAAGATGGCGAGGAAGAGACGCTGGCCATCCCTGAGCCCAAAGAGCTCCCGGAGGTCTATCAGAAGTTGATGACCGCCTGTGAGAACTACGTCATTCATGTGCCCGACGGCGACCGCATGGTCGACGTCAAGTACACGATGGCGCGCACCTACTACGACTTTGACCACCTGGAAAAAGCCGCCACGATTTTTGAAGACATCGCCTTCACCCACAGCGACCATCGCCTGGCGGTGATCTCGGCCAACCTGCACCTCGACTCCCTCAACCTTTTGCATGACTTCGACAACCTCAACGCGGCGGTCGAGCGCTACATTGAGGTCGACCCGATCGAGGATGCCGAGTTCCAGGAAGACGTCACCAACCTGCACATGGCGATCCGCTTCAAGATCTGCACGGTGCACGACGATGAGGAAGAGTGGCGCCAGGCGGCCGAGTGTTTCGTGGCCTACGCCAGCGATTTCCCCGAGTCGGAGTTTGTGGATAAGGCGCTCTACAACGCCGCGCTCGACTTTGAGCGCCTGCGCGAGATTGGCCCGGCCATTCAGGTTCGACTGCACCTCTTGCGCGTGCGCCCCAGCTCCGAGCTCGCCCCCGAGACCCTCTTCAACATCGGCGGCAACTACCACGCGCTGGCTGTCTACAGCGAAGCGTCGCGCTTCTACGAAGCCTTCGTGCGCAACTTCCCCGAGCATGAGAAGGCCGAAGACGCACTCTCCAACGCCTCGACCTTCCGTCAGGGCCTGGGGCAGTACGATGAGGCGATCGCCAACTACGAGCGCTACATGGAGCTCTTCGCCAGCGAGAACAAGCAGGAGACCGCCGAGGTCTTCTTCCAGATCGCCCAGATCTACGAAGAGCAGGGCAAGAAGAACGAGGCCTTTGAGCAGTACCAGCAGTACCTGCGACGCCACGCTGAAAACGGCACCAACGACCGCATGCTTGAAGCACGCGTGAAGGTGGGCCTGCACCACTGGCACAACGGTGGACGCAACGGTCGCCGCGACGCGCTTGAGGAGTTTGAGCGCACTCTGCGCATCTACGAGCGCATGAGTGAAGAAGAGCGCGCCGAGATGACTACCGGCCGCGACGCCGCCGCTCAGGCCAAGTTTATGATGGCCGAGGATATCTTCGAGCGAGCCGCCGCGCTCAGCATCGATTCTTCCGATGCCGAGGAACTCACGAAGAAGACGATGGCGAAGATGGAAGCGATCGACGAGGCCCGTGTGGCCTACGAAGAGGTCATCGTGTTCGGGCGGCCGGACTGGGCCATTGCCGCGCTCTACCGCATCGGCAGTGGTTTTCAGAACTTCGCCGAGAGCTTCCGCAACAGCCCGGTGCCCAGCCGCCTGACCTATGAGCAGCAGGAGATCTACCGGGGCATCCTCGAAGATAGAGCGTCCATGATCGAGGATAAGGCTGTGGAGATGTACCGCGAAGCGCTGGCCACGGCGCGCCGTGCCAACTGGTTCAACGAGTACAGCCGCAGCGCTGAGGTGGCGCTCGCTGATCTTCGCCCCCGCGAGTTCCGCAAGCCCTCGGAGATGCGCGCTGAGCCGGTGTTCTTCCGCGATGGCTTTATGCGCTCGGGCTTCATCAAGGATGTGGAAGATGAAGACATCCTGGGTGGGCTGGGAAGCGAGGAGCAGGCGGCCAACGAGGCCCCCGAAGAGGTGGAGGGCGAGCCGGCTTCCTGA
- a CDS encoding tetratricopeptide repeat protein translates to MILLLAFVLVGCNADRTAAVRELNVGMEAFQAGSASEAVQHMEEALRIDPTFAEAAYLLGQVYQMRLDNYEEAARGYRRALDLEPTNAQYAYRLGTALVDQGKLDEAVTQFEKAVANDETFSRAWFRLGLAQDSLGKHTDAVASYTRAIETNPRLRMSKEDPGGEHYHALADLYLRFGLSDHAVQVYENGVQNNATSTRLLHGLGVARMELGRFDEAAESFEATMEQEPGHGSANFNLAVAHHRRGDTAGAVAQLESFLASGAATQDEARQAAAQALLTELQEEE, encoded by the coding sequence ATGATCCTGCTGTTGGCGTTTGTTCTGGTGGGATGCAACGCCGACCGAACCGCCGCCGTTCGCGAACTCAATGTGGGGATGGAGGCGTTTCAGGCCGGTTCGGCCAGCGAAGCGGTCCAGCATATGGAGGAGGCGCTGCGCATCGACCCGACCTTCGCCGAAGCCGCCTATTTGCTGGGGCAGGTCTACCAGATGCGCCTCGATAACTACGAGGAGGCCGCCCGGGGCTACCGCCGCGCGCTCGATCTGGAGCCGACAAACGCTCAGTACGCCTACCGGCTGGGCACTGCGCTTGTCGACCAGGGTAAGCTCGATGAGGCCGTCACGCAGTTTGAGAAGGCGGTGGCCAACGACGAGACTTTCTCTCGCGCGTGGTTTCGGCTGGGACTTGCCCAGGACAGCCTGGGTAAGCACACCGACGCGGTCGCCAGCTACACCCGGGCCATTGAGACCAACCCGCGTCTGCGCATGAGCAAAGAAGATCCCGGCGGGGAGCATTACCACGCGCTGGCCGACCTCTACCTGCGTTTCGGGCTTAGCGACCACGCGGTGCAGGTCTACGAGAACGGTGTTCAGAATAACGCGACCTCCACTCGACTTCTGCACGGGCTGGGCGTGGCGCGCATGGAGCTCGGGCGCTTCGATGAGGCTGCCGAGAGCTTTGAGGCGACCATGGAGCAGGAGCCCGGCCACGGTTCGGCCAACTTCAACCTGGCCGTTGCTCACCACCGTCGCGGGGATACCGCCGGGGCGGTCGCTCAGCTGGAGAGCTTTCTGGCCAGCGGCGCCGCCACCCAGGACGAAGCCCGCCAGGCGGCCGCTCAGGCTCTGCTGACGGAACTGCAGGAAGAAGAGTGA